In Meiothermus ruber DSM 1279, the following proteins share a genomic window:
- a CDS encoding helix-turn-helix transcriptional regulator → MRADRLVSILLLLQTRGRATTAELAKRLEVSPRTIHRDMEALTASGVPVYAERGSKGGWRLLEEYRTNLTGLSQPEIMALFALKPTQLLRDLGLGKAGENALIKMLAALPAAQRRGAEYARQRILVDIQRYQEKVPLLPVLQEAVWQDRKLRLVYEPMEGQPAERTVDPLGLVVKGSVWYLVASRQGELRSYRVSRILEASVLDEPSQRPADFDLEAYWHKARADFRAKIPSYRIWVRVQEKVLARSNPASHWGQLEHCKPAGDSWLKAQIRFEYPEQALGWVLAAGAGVEALEPLEFRKQVLEALSKALALYQTQARPVS, encoded by the coding sequence GGGCTACCACGGCAGAGCTGGCCAAGCGCCTCGAGGTCTCCCCACGCACCATCCACCGCGACATGGAGGCCCTCACCGCCTCGGGTGTACCGGTCTACGCCGAGCGGGGTAGCAAGGGGGGGTGGCGGCTCCTGGAGGAGTACCGCACCAACCTGACTGGCCTTAGCCAGCCGGAAATTATGGCGCTGTTTGCACTCAAACCCACCCAACTCCTGCGCGACCTGGGCCTGGGCAAAGCCGGTGAAAATGCCCTTATCAAGATGCTGGCCGCCCTGCCTGCTGCCCAGCGGCGGGGGGCCGAGTACGCGCGTCAACGTATTCTGGTAGACATTCAGCGTTATCAGGAAAAAGTTCCCTTGTTGCCTGTTTTGCAGGAAGCGGTCTGGCAAGACCGAAAGCTACGGCTGGTCTACGAACCGATGGAGGGGCAACCGGCCGAGCGCACCGTAGACCCGCTGGGCCTGGTGGTCAAGGGAAGCGTGTGGTATCTGGTTGCCTCCAGACAGGGCGAACTGCGCTCGTACCGTGTTTCGAGAATCCTCGAGGCCAGCGTGCTGGACGAACCTTCCCAACGCCCTGCCGACTTCGACCTCGAGGCCTACTGGCACAAAGCCCGCGCCGACTTTCGCGCCAAAATTCCCTCCTACCGCATTTGGGTTCGCGTTCAAGAAAAGGTGCTGGCGCGTTCCAACCCTGCCAGCCACTGGGGGCAGCTCGAGCACTGCAAGCCGGCAGGCGATAGCTGGCTGAAAGCCCAGATTCGCTTCGAATACCCCGAGCAAGCCTTGGGCTGGGTCTTGGCCGCTGGCGCCGGGGTGGAAGCCCTCGAGCCGCTCGAGTTCCGCAAGCAGGTGCTCGAGGCGCTGAGCAAAGCCCTGGCGTTGTACCAGACCCAGGCTCGGCCTGTGAGCTGA
- a CDS encoding glutaredoxin family protein has product MITMYTTSWCPDCHAAKQALTSLGLPFQEVNIEHDPTAAELVMKVNNGKRSVPTLVYKEHATSLSRFSISKLKAWMEQVGLQAGQP; this is encoded by the coding sequence ATGATTACGATGTACACAACCTCCTGGTGCCCCGACTGCCACGCCGCCAAACAAGCCCTGACCAGCCTCGGACTGCCCTTCCAGGAAGTCAATATCGAACACGACCCCACCGCAGCCGAGCTGGTAATGAAGGTCAACAACGGTAAGCGCAGCGTGCCCACCCTGGTGTACAAAGAACACGCCACCTCGCTGAGCCGCTTTTCCATCAGCAAGCTCAAAGCCTGGATGGAGCAGGTCGGCCTGCAAGCCGGCCAGCCATAG
- a CDS encoding DNA-formamidopyrimidine glycosylase: MPELPEVETTRRILEPYLLGQRIQQLLHQDPARYRNTERAEGRRVLGTSRRGKYLIIHLDENLELIVHLGMTGGFRFEPHRHTRVTLHLPHQTLYYTDPRRFGKWWVVEAGDYREIDLLCRMGPEPLSDDFTLAHFQQALRTPRKIKEVLLAQEAVAGVGNIYADESLWLSQIHPERPAASLSSPEVRRLYKAIRVVMERAVEAGGSTLSDASYRQPDGQPGYFQFQHNAYDRTGQPCKRKGCTGRIAKIVVGGRGTHFCPQCQQNSR, translated from the coding sequence ATGCCCGAACTACCCGAAGTGGAAACCACCCGGCGCATCCTCGAGCCCTACCTGCTGGGCCAGCGCATCCAACAACTCCTGCACCAAGACCCCGCCCGCTACCGCAACACCGAGCGGGCCGAGGGGCGCAGGGTGCTGGGCACTTCCCGCCGGGGCAAGTACCTGATTATTCACCTGGACGAGAACCTCGAGCTCATCGTGCACCTGGGTATGACCGGGGGCTTTCGCTTTGAGCCGCACCGCCATACCCGGGTCACCCTGCACCTGCCCCACCAAACCCTCTACTACACCGACCCCCGGCGCTTTGGGAAGTGGTGGGTGGTGGAGGCGGGCGACTACCGCGAAATTGACCTGCTGTGCCGCATGGGGCCCGAGCCGCTCTCGGACGATTTCACCCTCGCACACTTCCAGCAGGCACTCCGCACCCCCCGGAAAATCAAGGAGGTGCTGCTCGCGCAAGAGGCGGTGGCCGGGGTGGGCAACATCTACGCCGACGAGTCGCTGTGGCTGAGCCAGATCCACCCCGAGCGGCCTGCCGCCTCGCTTTCAAGTCCCGAAGTCCGGCGGCTGTACAAGGCCATCCGGGTGGTGATGGAGCGGGCGGTGGAGGCTGGAGGTTCCACGCTCTCGGATGCGAGCTACCGGCAGCCCGATGGCCAGCCCGGCTACTTTCAGTTCCAGCACAACGCCTACGACCGCACCGGCCAGCCCTGCAAGCGCAAGGGCTGCACGGGCCGGATTGCCAAAATTGTGGTGGGCGGGCGTGGAACCCACTTCTGCCCGCAGTGCCAGCAAAATAGCCGCTAG